Part of the Chiloscyllium plagiosum isolate BGI_BamShark_2017 unplaced genomic scaffold, ASM401019v2 scaf_11308, whole genome shotgun sequence genome is shown below.
tggtgatagctagacaatatgttgaaggtgttagccccctgtgttctctgtctatgacctgatgtttagattgattctaatctaaaaagtgagataacagagtattacataaattcatgcagtttttgagcaaagtacaatgtaactctgcaagtacaaattcaccacacaaaatatatgtgtgcatgtgggtctttgtctgtctgtgtgtctgtctgtctggggNNNNNNNNNNNNNNNNNNNNNNNNNNNNNNNNNNNNNNNNNNNNNNNNNNNNNNNNNNNNNNNNNNNNNNNNNNNNNNNNNNNNNNNNNNNNNNNNNNNNNNNNNNNNNNNNNNNNNNNNNNNNNNNNNNNNNNNNNNNNNNNNNNNNNNNNNNNNNNNNNNNNNNNNNNNNNNNNNNNNNNNNNNNNNNNNNNNNNNNNNNNNNNNNNNNNNNNNNNNNNNNNNNNNNNNNNNNNNNNNNNNNNNNNNNNNNNNNNNNNNNNNNNNNNNNNNNNNNNNNNNNNNNNNNNNNNNNNNNNNNNNNNNNNNNNNNtcacatgagtacctgccatgtacaaggtgggaggtgttcccacgcgtaatagtggtatctatgtccacaatctgacacgttttgcagcgtccaccgtgacagggttgtatggggttgtcctgagagccgggcagtttgctacaaacaacgatctgtttgaggtttggcagttgtttaaaggcgagtagtggaggtgtggggaaggtcttggtgaggtgctcatcctcattgataatgtgttgcaggtcacgaagaacatggcgtaatttttcagcccctgggaagtgtTCAACAATGAAGGATACCCTGTCAattgcagcccgtgtctgtctcctgaggaggtcattacggttccttgctgtggcacgtcggaactggtggtcaatgagttgaacatcgtaccccgttcttgtgagggcatccttgagtacttccagatgTCCGTCACGtacctcctcatctgagcagatccggtgtatgcgtagggcttgtccatagggaatggctgttttaatatgttttgggtggaagctggagaagtgtagcattgtgaggttgtctgggtttgcggtagagtgtggtgctgaggtgtccgtccttgatggaggATGAACGACAGAGACAGAAGAGACTTCATAAGTTTGAAATCCTGGAGGGAACTGTGAGAGACCGGCTGCCCAGCGCTGACCCACGGAGAATAGTGAAGGAATATTCACGACCAGCAGCTGGAAAAGAACCTGCTCAACAATATGAGCTCCGTCCAGCCAGTGTCCTCCTTAAAACTGTCCATTATCTGATCGATGAGATTGTCCCACGGCATGAGGAGCCCTGGGTGGAAGTCTATGATTATGTGTTTGACCGACTGCGTAGTGTGCGTCAAGACATGACCATCCAGAAGGTCAGTGGGCCTATCGCAGTGACCATTCTGGAGAAGAGTCTACGCTTTTTCCTCTGTGCCTCATACTGGTTGTGTGAGGAACCCATTCAGGTTTTTGATCCAAAAATGAATGATATTCATGTTCAGGAGTGTTTCAGTTTGCTACTTGCCAACTATTCTGCTGGGATTTATGAAAATGAAGCTGAATTTCAGGCTCTGGCCATTCTCTATAACCTGGGTAGGTGCAGCAGTTTAAACTAATCACTGACTTCTCTGTGTATCAGAATAAGGTTGCAAATACGCTGGTGTAGGTTTGAGCTGGTTGTAGTGTCAGCTGCAACCTTCCTGTCTTCTGCCCACTCCTTTCCCCTTGAATCTTGTTCTAtccatgttctttgttcttcagcAGCGTTCAAGAAACAcctgaatacatgaataggaagagaatggagagatatggatcctgtaagtgaggacagttttagtatggaagggcaaaatgtgtcggtgcaggcttggagggccgaatggcctgttcctgtgctgtattgttcttttgtCTATCAAAAATCAATCTAACTCTGCATTGAATAAGTTTTAAGAGCAAGCTTCCAGTCCCTTCTAGAATTCCATAACCTTACCGACCTTCTGAAAGGAGAATGGTAGGGTTGtctgaaggttttttttgttgtGGAGACAATGACTAAGTCAATAAGCTATATGATAAACTCCTCCCTTTGTTGTGGCATCTTTGACAAGCTGATCGATAAATTATTGGGGTTGCTGTCTGCAGAATGTAAATTAGAGTCGTTAATCCTGAAGTTAATTCTTACCTTGAGCTGATCTTTGACTTTCCAGAACTTTCTATTTATAGCACAGCTAGAATGAATGTGTTTGATTCTGCGAAGGCCTTTACCAATGGAAAGCGGGATTTTCAGATCTATATTCTTGGGATCATCTGCTGCTTGATCTGTCAAATAGAACTGTGCTCATTGTTTGAAGAGTTGTATTTCAGttaggggttggttagctcagttggctgaatggctggtttgcaatgtgtAGTGATGCCAATAGCACAGCTTCAATTTCCACGCTGGTTCAGAATCTCCCCCCACTTCTCAACTTCAGCCCTTGCCTGatgtatggtgaccctcaggttaaaccaccaccagtcatctctataATGAGACAATGGTGACTTTTCCTTTTACCTGCAGTTCACTAAAGGTGTCTTTAAATGCCTGTTCCCTTATGAAATTTTatttatccatgattttatattttaaaaactttggACTGATGTTTTCAGCCAGTGTCAGTAAATGTTGAAAAAGTCAGTGTAAGTTTCCTctctggagggattctatgaatctgtgaAACTGGTCCCTCCTCACTGCAGCTGTTGTTCTGAGATACCGTCACTTCTATTTTTGGCTGTGAGTGATAGGGAGCATCCCTAACCGCCGTGTCTCCGCTCAAAATAGAACTGCACCctggaggagaacttcttcaaggtatgatttggagatggtggtgttggactggggtgtacaaatttataaatcacacaacaccaggttatagtccaacaggttttattggaagcagtagctttctgagcgctgctccttcatcaggtgattgtgagaataagattgtaagacacagaatttatagcaaaactttacagtgtgatgtaagaggattctgggtaatccaagatggaggacgggaaaaatttctggctgtaagagctgctttttttgaggtattttaggtgttggaggggatttcctcgaattccaggagcaacaattcctgttttatatgctgttgcattgttttggaactttgggggaaaaaaagttaaaacaacagcagttttaaaagggagaagagcagacaaaggaagcatatggtgaggacagtgtaggggagagagagagagagagaacctgcacagttattgcctttgctgtttttgaattcatgtatcgaatgagctgccagagaaagtggtggaggctggtacaattgcaaatttagtatggccaattcaccgaacctacaaatccttgaacactacgggcactttagtatgccaattcacctaaccaacacatctctgAATACGCTGGGTac
Proteins encoded:
- the LOC122546029 gene encoding SAC3 domain-containing protein 1-like, which translates into the protein MEDERQRQKRLHKFEILEGTVRDRLPSADPRRIVKEYSRPAAGKEPAQQYELRPASVLLKTVHYLIDEIVPRHEEPWVEVYDYVFDRLRSVRQDMTIQKVSGPIAVTILEKSLRFFLCASYWLCEEPIQVFDPKMNDIHVQECFSLLLANYSAGIYENEAEFQALAILYNLGRCSSLN